The region aataagcgctcagtaaatacgactgattgaatccgcagataatctattttaatgtctgtttccttttgtagaatataagctctttgtgggcaggggacacgtctaccaatactgttgaattgcactcttctaagcatgtagttctgtgctctgcacacagtaagtgctcagtaaatgccactgattgataattgaaagcctcatcctccctcccatccaatttttttttcctctggttgCAAAACTCACAGCGGGTTTCCCCTCTTTCTTGGCATTAGATACGGGGGTGGTGAACTGTTGGGCGCGGGAGGTGGAGCCCCGGTAGGGCTGAGCAATCCGCAGACCAGTTAAGCAAGAATTTATTGAAGAAAtgatactatgtgttaagcacttactgtgacctaagctctgtactaagaacttgcggTAGGTACGAGATCATCGgctcagacgcagtccccgtcccacaggggaatCACGGTCTATGGGGGAGGAAAGCGAGATATTGCgtctccattttgccgatgagaaaaaccgaggcccagagaggttaattggagtgtctaaggtcacccagcaggcaagtggggaagccgggattggaatccaggccctctgcctcccaggccactgctctctccgctaggccatgctgcttctctcagctccGAAGAGTAGCCGTTCATGCCTGTGGAATCCCAGCTGAGAAGCTGGGTTCCCACCTCTTCGCTCTGGGAGGGGTTGAGAGCTGGATCTGACCCTTCCTCATCTCTGCTTCCATCCCACAGGTGAACTCGAaccaccccccgctccccactCCGCTTCGCCACCACGGAGAAGAGGTGATCCGCGCCCTTGGGACAGGAGTGGGTGGCCCATGCTGACCTCGCTGACCAGACTCTGGGCATGGGACGGTCAGACGCAGAGATCCGGGCCGGGCCACTCGCAGGGAAGGTCGCCGGGGGCAGTCCCCCAGGGCTTGTCCGCCTCCCAGGGTCAGTCACCAGGTGACCCCCGGGCTCTGGGAGAGACCTCAGAGGCCAGGGAGGGGAATGGGCAGAATACGGAGCCAGCCCCGAGGTCTCGGGTGGCGTCCCCAGGGACTGGGAACCGTGGCAGCTGGAGGCCCTTCCCAACACGCTTTTGGAGgggctttctcttcctcctcttcttcaccgCAGGCTTCCTCCTTACCTTCTTCTACACCCTGGGCTGGGGGCGAGAGACTTGGGGGTGGACCGTCAGGGTCTGGAGGGTGAATGGGACCGGAGGAGGCCCGGCCAAAGAGTACCTAGGAGGCCCGGCCATGCCTAAGGAGTACCCGAGACCGGTTAAAACGGACGGGGGCCTGTGGACCATCAAGCCCCAGGGCCGTCTGGGTAACCAGATGGGGGAATATGCCACCCTGTTCGCCCTGGCCCAGGCTAACGGGCGACCGGCCGCCATCCTCCCAGCCATGAAAGACAGCCTGGCCCCGCTCTTCAACATCACCCTGCCGGTCCTGTCCGAGGATGAGGCCAGAGCCATCCCGTGGGAAGACTACTGGATCCACGACTGGATGTCGGAGGAATACCGCCACATCCCGGGCCGGCACGTGAAGCTGACGGGCTACCCCTGCTCCTGGACCTTCTACCACCACCTGCGGGCTGAGATCCGCCGCGAGTTCACGCTCCACGAGCCGCTG is a window of Ornithorhynchus anatinus isolate Pmale09 chromosome 18, mOrnAna1.pri.v4, whole genome shotgun sequence DNA encoding:
- the LOC100080706 gene encoding galactoside alpha-(1,2)-fucosyltransferase 2-like — protein: MLTSLTRLWAWDGQTQRSGPGHSQGRSPGAVPQGLSASQGQSPGDPRALGETSEAREGNGQNTEPAPRSRVASPGTGNRGSWRPFPTRFWRGFLFLLFFTAGFLLTFFYTLGWGRETWGWTVRVWRVNGTGGGPAKEYLGGPAMPKEYPRPVKTDGGLWTIKPQGRLGNQMGEYATLFALAQANGRPAAILPAMKDSLAPLFNITLPVLSEDEARAIPWEDYWIHDWMSEEYRHIPGRHVKLTGYPCSWTFYHHLRAEIRREFTLHEPLVRKAQASLRQLREEWRRARCQSPEGCPPGDPTFIGVHVRRGDYVEFMPQHWRGVVADRGYLQQALDHFRRRYEHPLFVVTSNGMQWCRDNINVSLGDVVFAGDGIEGHPASDFALLVQCNHTVMTIGTFGIWAAYLTGGETVYLANYTLPDSPFLKIFKPEAAFLPEWIGIAADLSPLHSR